Sequence from the Sulfuracidifex tepidarius genome:
GTTTTGAGAGACCGTTGGAGAAAGTCGAAGCTAAGTCTAGTGTCGCTGTGGACGTCAACATGAGTGAGATAGTAGTAGGGAAGGACCACAAAGACTACGTCAGGATCCCGACTCGCCTTCATGAGGTTCACCACTGGAAGTCTTTGACCGAGAGGTTGCAGAGTAGTACCCAAGGAGGTGGAAGGAGAACGAGAGGATCCTCAATAGGATTCGCTCGTTTCATCAAAAGGCTAGGCGTATTGTGGAGGACTTCGCCAAGAAAGTTGGGAGGTGGGTCGTCGAAGAGGCTGAGAGGATGGGTGTAAACGTCATCAAGCTCGGGAGTCTCAGGAACCTCATCAAGAACGTGGACAAACTCCCTAAGGAGTACCGTGACAAGTTGTACTTCGTGCAGTACCGTCTTTTGCAGTACCGGATTTCTTGGCAGGCTAGGAAGCGTGGCGGTCGTAGAGTTTGTTATCCCAGTTATTCTTCTGTTTCATGCCCTAAGTGTGGTAAAATGGAGGAGAAAGAATATCGTTGGTTTAGGTGTGCTTGTGGTTATGAGAACGACCTTGATGCTATTGCTATAGTTAATTTGAACAGGAGGGGGTCTCTGACCCTCTCGTCTGCCCCTCAAATGAGGGATGTAAACCCGAACCGATGAGGGGAACCCTCGCCGTGGCGGGGAGGAAGTCAGCGGAAACACTAAAGTTCGCTTTGTATTTCACGACATGCAAATTCACGTCTCTCCTATAGCCTTCCTTTCAAGTAGTTTGAGGAAGTCTTCCCTTCCGTCTATCTTTATTCCCAATGCTCTCAAGAGCCAATCGTCCAGCGAAAGGTCCAAATAAGGCGTTTTTATACTTTCTGCATCATTTCCAAAAAGATCCGTTATCTTTACGCAGAAATCGTAAAGAGAAACTCGTGGGCCCGAGACATTGACGAAACCCTTAATCCCTTTCTTTATGAGCTTTGCTAAAGTAGAGGAGAACGTGTAAACGCTTATAGGAGAAAGATAGATGTCTTGTGAGCACTTTATTCTCTTTCCAAGGAATGACGCCTTAATGAAAGGCTTCAGGACCCCGTCATAAGAAAGGGAATAGAGAGCACCCACCCTCATGATTAGGTAATTTCCAAGTGAAGCTATACCAGTTTCAGCTGCTAGCTTGCTAATTCCGTAGTAGTTTAAAGGATTAGGAGTGTTGTGCTCTAGATAGAATCCCTTCCTTCCGTTGTATACCATGAATGTTGACGGATAAACGTTGACCGCGCCTACTTTGCTTCCTGCTCTCGCTATGTTTATTGCCATCCAAGTGTTTGTACTCCAAGCCCTAGGAGGGTCTAGGTTGCTCTCCCAAAACGGGATCTCTGCTGTGTGGACAATAATGTCAGGCCTTTCCTTTATTACAGAAGCTGGGGTAGGAACTAGGACGAAATTCTCCTCTTTCATTACCTTGGATATCTCTCGGGAAATTTCTCCCTCATCTGTAACTCCTATCTTCACTTACAGCATTCCTCTTCTCATTACGAAGGATAGGTTAAATCTTTTCGTTTCTAGCCTCTTCATAGACCTTCTCAACTTCTCTCATGACTTCTTCCTTCGTGAAACCCATCTTCATAGCCAGCAGGGACAATCCGCCTGCTCCTACTCCTTCCTTAACGTAACCTTTATCATAAGCTTTTAGACCATCTATCTTGGAGCTTGAGAAGTCGAGTTGAGATACGTCTACTTTAACTCCGACCTCGGAAGCTAACCCTATAATATCGGATCTCTTATCTTCAATTATCCATCTGGTAGTCCATATTGACAAGTCCTTCACTTTCCCCGGAGAGAACTCCTTTATCACTGCGGCTACGGCTGTCATCTGCGTTCCTCCCGCCAGCACTACCCTGTTCTCAAAACCCTCAGCCAAGGCAGAAGCCGTGATAATCATTGGGTCAGAGACCCTTGACAGTTTTTCTATTTTATCCTCTGGAAGATCAATTAAAGCTTGTTTTACTACACTTTCCTTTATCTCGACTGGGTTATTTGGAGAGGCTGAGCTGACCTTTCCAAAGGCTTTATACCCTAGAGCGAGGAGGGTGCTTAAGGCTGTCGTAGTCCCTGCAGGAATGGATTCTCCTATAATGAGAGTATCAAAACCTCTGGAGAGCTGCCTCCCGAGTCTCTCAGCGTTTTCTCTCATTCTAATCATGACCTCCTTGTCTAATGCTCCTTCTCTAATGTCCTTCCCTGGTTCTCCTCCCACTTCTATGAAGGGTATGCCAGTTGGTTTAATCCTAGTTCCTCCGTTGACAACTAGAGAGGGTACCCCTGTCAAATTGAGCGAAGCCCTAGATATTATTGCAGGACTAGGTATTCCATCGGGGGTTATAGGTACTCCGTTTATGACTTGACACCTTCCGTTAATTAGGAACTCAGCGTCGGCAGCCGGTGTGAACATGGTAAGCTCCGGAGTTGCCCCTGCTATAGTTATTCCAGGGATTAGGCTCACATCGGTTGTACCTATAATCAAGGTGAAAAGCACTTTGTCCTGAAGCATAACTATTTGTGGAACCTCAGGTATAAGAACCTCATGTTCTGGGACTATTACAGCATGGTAGAGGATGGAACCAAGGTTACTTTGGAAGAGTTTCTGAACAACCCAGAACTTAGAAGAAGAGTGAAAGATGGGATAAGAGGCCTTTTCAACTGCTTCCTTAAGGTCTGTTCTTGGAAAGGAGAAGATCCTCTAGACTTGATATGGAAGTTAGGAAGGAAGGGAGTTTTCCCTGCGTATCTAGTCCAAGAGATGGACGATTTGTATAACTTAATTTTCAAGGACGTTGATAGTGCAGACGATAAGATCGTTTACTCTATGTTAGTGAGAATAATGGAGGACATAGAAGAGGCG
This genomic interval carries:
- a CDS encoding sugar nucleotide-binding protein, giving the protein MKIGVTDEGEISREISKVMKEENFVLVPTPASVIKERPDIIVHTAEIPFWESNLDPPRAWSTNTWMAINIARAGSKVGAVNVYPSTFMVYNGRKGFYLEHNTPNPLNYYGISKLAAETGIASLGNYLIMRVGALYSLSYDGVLKPFIKASFLGKRIKCSQDIYLSPISVYTFSSTLAKLIKKGIKGFVNVSGPRVSLYDFCVKITDLFGNDAESIKTPYLDLSLDDWLLRALGIKIDGREDFLKLLERKAIGET
- the cobT gene encoding nicotinate mononucleotide-dependent phosphoribosyltransferase CobT encodes the protein MLQDKVLFTLIIGTTDVSLIPGITIAGATPELTMFTPAADAEFLINGRCQVINGVPITPDGIPSPAIISRASLNLTGVPSLVVNGGTRIKPTGIPFIEVGGEPGKDIREGALDKEVMIRMRENAERLGRQLSRGFDTLIIGESIPAGTTTALSTLLALGYKAFGKVSSASPNNPVEIKESVVKQALIDLPEDKIEKLSRVSDPMIITASALAEGFENRVVLAGGTQMTAVAAVIKEFSPGKVKDLSIWTTRWIIEDKRSDIIGLASEVGVKVDVSQLDFSSSKIDGLKAYDKGYVKEGVGAGGLSLLAMKMGFTKEEVMREVEKVYEEARNEKI